Within Deltaproteobacteria bacterium, the genomic segment TGCATCCAAAGTAGTAGTTATAAAAGGCTCGTCAGGACTAAACATAAAAAGCTATTTCTTAATTATTTTACTTATCACTCTAGCAAACGCACACTAGCACAACACAAACAAAATGCCTATCAATATCACTTCCGTGCAAGTCAGCCATTTATACCATTTACAAAAAGGATTTTTGTAAATGGTATAAACAGCAAGTGCGGAAGCACTTGCCAATAAACAACAAATACCGTTTCCAAAAAGTAAAATATTTAACTTACTTTTTGGAAACGGTATAGTCACAAAATTTAAAAAGCTCCATAGCATTCTTGCTAGTAACCCTAGCAATCTCCTCGATAGGTAACTCCCTTAATTCCGCAATTTTTTTTGCCACTTCATAGACGTGCATTGGTTCACTGTCCTTACCTCTAAATGGTTCTGGAGCCATAAAAGGCGTATCAGTTTCTAGCATTATCTGCTCTAAAGGAATCTGCTTAACTACCGTTCGCAGCTTATCTGCTTTCTTAAAAGTAATACTTCCGGGAAAGGAAACTTTAAAGTTTATATCTCTTAACCTTTCTGCAAAATCCGCATCTCCCGCAAAGCAGTGCACTACACCTCCCACCTCCCAGGCTTTCTCCCTCTCCATAATTGCAAACGTCTCTTCTAAGGCATCGCGAGTATGAATAATTAAAGGCTTCTTGTATTCACGAGCAAGGACAATGCTACTTACAAAGAGCTCTACCTGGCTTTCCTTAGGAGCCCAATCGCGAAAAAAATCCAAACCAGTTTCCCCAATAGCTACGACCCGCTTGTCCGCAGCGAGACGGCTTAAATGTGAAACATTCGCAACACTAGCAGCCCCGTGGGGATGAACCCCAACACTGGCCCAAATGTTTGAATACTTATTCGCCAAAGAAACCGCTAGACCTGGAGAATCATCTCCCATGCCAGCACCAACGCAAAGCATTTTCTTAACATTGCGACTCTCGGCATTGATTAACACTTGAGAAAGTCTTTCCGCATCGAACGAAGTCAAGTGACAATGTGTATCGATTAATTCCAACACGGCTCCAAGATTATAAGGACTGATCTCTTGTAACTAACCAATAGAACTCCCTGGCGAAACCGCTTCATCTATTTCGAGCAAATGAAGCTTTCCCATAGCGTCCGACGTAGCTAGCAACATGCCGTAACTTTCTAAGCCCATTATTTTTCGTGGGTTAAGATTTGCAACCACGGC encodes:
- a CDS encoding TatD family hydrolase, giving the protein MLELIDTHCHLTSFDAERLSQVLINAESRNVKKMLCVGAGMGDDSPGLAVSLANKYSNIWASVGVHPHGAASVANVSHLSRLAADKRVVAIGETGLDFFRDWAPKESQVELFVSSIVLAREYKKPLIIHTRDALEETFAIMEREKAWEVGGVVHCFAGDADFAERLRDINFKVSFPGSITFKKADKLRTVVKQIPLEQIMLETDTPFMAPEPFRGKDSEPMHVYEVAKKIAELRELPIEEIARVTSKNAMELFKFCDYTVSKK